In Triticum urartu cultivar G1812 chromosome 6, Tu2.1, whole genome shotgun sequence, the following proteins share a genomic window:
- the LOC125513188 gene encoding E3 ubiquitin-protein ligase CCNB1IP1 homolog isoform X2, whose amino-acid sequence MKCNACWRELEGQAITTTCGHLLCTEDAKKILSNDGACPICDQVLSKSHMKPTDINPSDEWTDMSMTGVSPQILMKSAYRSVMFYIGQKDLEMQYKMNRIVGQCRQKCEVMQAKFTEKLEEVHAAYQKMAKRCQLMEQEIENLTRDKQELQEKFAEKSRQKRKLDEMYDQLRNEYESVKRSAIQPANNYFPRAQPDLFSGMPNILDSGDPLRQGRRDEGWAPQPRQRRENSGPFELSGGSPGHTAAPPMDMRPRQPPRSVFGANMNNSSTALRNMIISPVKRPQPRNRPQMFTL is encoded by the exons ATGAAGTGCAACGCTTGCTGGCGGGAGTTGGAAGGACAAGCCATAACAACAACTTGTGGCCATCTTTTAT GTACAGAGGATGCAAAGAAAATACTCAGTAACGATGGTGCATGTCCAATTTGTGACCAAGTACTTTCCAAAAG CCATATGAAGCCTACTGACATAAATCCAAGCGATGAATGGACAGAT ATGTCAATGACTGGAGTTTCTCCACAGATAC TTATGAAGAGTGCATACAGAAGTGTCATGTTTTACATCGGACAAAAGGATCTGGAGATGCAATACAAGATGAACAGAATTGTTGGTCAATGTAGGCAAAAGTGTGAAGTTATGCAGGCAAAGTTCACTGAAAAACTGGAAGAAGTGCATGCGGCATACCAGAAGATGGCCAAAAGATGCCAGTTGATGGAACAAGAGATTGAAAACTTGACAAGGGATAAGCAGGAGTTACAAGAAAAATTTGCAGAGAAATCCAG GCAGAAGAGGAAGCTTGATGAGATGTATGATCAGCTGAGAAACGAGTATGAATCAGTAAAACGTTCAGCCATTCAACCTGCAAACAACTACTTCCCTAGAGCTCAGCCTGACTTGTTCTCAGGCATGCCCAACATATTGGACAGCGGCGACCCTCTGAGACAAG GGCGCAGAGATGAGGGATGGGCTCCACAACCAAGGCAACGACGTGAGAACTCTGGTCCATTTGAGCTGTCTGGGGGTTCTCCTGGTCACACTGCTGCACCTCCGATGGATATGAGACCCAGACAGCCGCCACGGTCCGTCTTTGGAGCTAACATGAACAATTCTTCGACAGCTCTGAGAAATATGATAATCTCACCAGTGAAGCGTCCCCAGCCCCGTAACCGTCCACAAATGTTCAC GTTATAG
- the LOC125513188 gene encoding E3 ubiquitin-protein ligase CCNB1IP1 homolog isoform X1: MKCNACWRELEGQAITTTCGHLLCTEDAKKILSNDGACPICDQVLSKSHMKPTDINPSDEWTDMSMTGVSPQILMKSAYRSVMFYIGQKDLEMQYKMNRIVGQCRQKCEVMQAKFTEKLEEVHAAYQKMAKRCQLMEQEIENLTRDKQELQEKFAEKSRQKRKLDEMYDQLRNEYESVKRSAIQPANNYFPRAQPDLFSGMPNILDSGDPLRQGSIDPPETPGRRDEGWAPQPRQRRENSGPFELSGGSPGHTAAPPMDMRPRQPPRSVFGANMNNSSTALRNMIISPVKRPQPRNRPQMFTL; the protein is encoded by the exons ATGAAGTGCAACGCTTGCTGGCGGGAGTTGGAAGGACAAGCCATAACAACAACTTGTGGCCATCTTTTAT GTACAGAGGATGCAAAGAAAATACTCAGTAACGATGGTGCATGTCCAATTTGTGACCAAGTACTTTCCAAAAG CCATATGAAGCCTACTGACATAAATCCAAGCGATGAATGGACAGAT ATGTCAATGACTGGAGTTTCTCCACAGATAC TTATGAAGAGTGCATACAGAAGTGTCATGTTTTACATCGGACAAAAGGATCTGGAGATGCAATACAAGATGAACAGAATTGTTGGTCAATGTAGGCAAAAGTGTGAAGTTATGCAGGCAAAGTTCACTGAAAAACTGGAAGAAGTGCATGCGGCATACCAGAAGATGGCCAAAAGATGCCAGTTGATGGAACAAGAGATTGAAAACTTGACAAGGGATAAGCAGGAGTTACAAGAAAAATTTGCAGAGAAATCCAG GCAGAAGAGGAAGCTTGATGAGATGTATGATCAGCTGAGAAACGAGTATGAATCAGTAAAACGTTCAGCCATTCAACCTGCAAACAACTACTTCCCTAGAGCTCAGCCTGACTTGTTCTCAGGCATGCCCAACATATTGGACAGCGGCGACCCTCTGAGACAAG GATCGATTGATCCTCCTGAAACCCCAGGGCGCAGAGATGAGGGATGGGCTCCACAACCAAGGCAACGACGTGAGAACTCTGGTCCATTTGAGCTGTCTGGGGGTTCTCCTGGTCACACTGCTGCACCTCCGATGGATATGAGACCCAGACAGCCGCCACGGTCCGTCTTTGGAGCTAACATGAACAATTCTTCGACAGCTCTGAGAAATATGATAATCTCACCAGTGAAGCGTCCCCAGCCCCGTAACCGTCCACAAATGTTCAC GTTATAG
- the LOC125513188 gene encoding E3 ubiquitin-protein ligase CCNB1IP1 homolog isoform X3, translating into MKCNACWRELEGQAITTTCGHLLCTEDAKKILSNDGACPICDQVLSKSHMKPTDINPSDEWTDMSMTGVSPQILMKSAYRSVMFYIGQKDLEMQYKMNRIVGQCRQKCEVMQAKFTEKLEEVHAAYQKMAKRCQLMEQEIENLTRDKQELQEKFAEKSRQKRKLDEMYDQLRNEYESVKRSAIQPANNYFPRAQPDLFSGMPNILDSGDPLRQGRRDEGWAPQPRQRRENSGPFELSGGSPGHTAAPPMDMRPRQPPRSVFGANMNNSSTALRNMIISPVKRPQPRNRPQMFT; encoded by the exons ATGAAGTGCAACGCTTGCTGGCGGGAGTTGGAAGGACAAGCCATAACAACAACTTGTGGCCATCTTTTAT GTACAGAGGATGCAAAGAAAATACTCAGTAACGATGGTGCATGTCCAATTTGTGACCAAGTACTTTCCAAAAG CCATATGAAGCCTACTGACATAAATCCAAGCGATGAATGGACAGAT ATGTCAATGACTGGAGTTTCTCCACAGATAC TTATGAAGAGTGCATACAGAAGTGTCATGTTTTACATCGGACAAAAGGATCTGGAGATGCAATACAAGATGAACAGAATTGTTGGTCAATGTAGGCAAAAGTGTGAAGTTATGCAGGCAAAGTTCACTGAAAAACTGGAAGAAGTGCATGCGGCATACCAGAAGATGGCCAAAAGATGCCAGTTGATGGAACAAGAGATTGAAAACTTGACAAGGGATAAGCAGGAGTTACAAGAAAAATTTGCAGAGAAATCCAG GCAGAAGAGGAAGCTTGATGAGATGTATGATCAGCTGAGAAACGAGTATGAATCAGTAAAACGTTCAGCCATTCAACCTGCAAACAACTACTTCCCTAGAGCTCAGCCTGACTTGTTCTCAGGCATGCCCAACATATTGGACAGCGGCGACCCTCTGAGACAAG GGCGCAGAGATGAGGGATGGGCTCCACAACCAAGGCAACGACGTGAGAACTCTGGTCCATTTGAGCTGTCTGGGGGTTCTCCTGGTCACACTGCTGCACCTCCGATGGATATGAGACCCAGACAGCCGCCACGGTCCGTCTTTGGAGCTAACATGAACAATTCTTCGACAGCTCTGAGAAATATGATAATCTCACCAGTGAAGCGTCCCCAGCCCCGTAACCGTCCACAAATGTTCACGTAA